gaagataCTGAAGAAGTGAGAGAAGAAGAGGTATCAGAAGATAAAGGGAATACCGAACAAGTAGGAGAAGGAGAAGTGTCAGAAGACAAAGGGGATAATGAAGAAGTAGGAGAAGAGGAGGCATCAGAAGATAAGGAGGATACTGAAGAAGTAGGAGAAGGCGAAGTATCAGAAAATAAAGACGATACTGAAGAAGTAGGAGAAGGAGAAGTGTCAGAAGACAAAGGGGATAATGAAGAAGTAGGAGAAGGCGAAGTATcagaaaataaagaagataCTGAAGAAGTAGGAGAAGGTGAGGTATCAGAAGATATAGGAGATGCTGAAGAGTATATAAGGGGTAAAGAAGAAGTAAAGGAACCCGAAGTAGGAAATGATATcgaagaagaaaataaagaaaattatataaaaaatttagaTGTGCAagataatttatatgaaattaaTGTTTTAAATGGAGGCGATATAATATCCtttttagaaaataaaaataaactTATACAGAATGAAGGAGAAGAAGATGATGatttgaataataatatagtTCATGATATTACTGATAATATTTGGAAtagtataatatatgatgatgataataataataataatagtaagACAAATAGTAGTTCAGAAGAAGATATTTTggatgataaaaaattagaTGATAATACAAGAAAAActatgaaaaaaaattattatgaacTTTTAAATGTAAAAGAAGATTCcgatataaatgaaattaGAAGAAagttttataatttatctttaaaatattatccAAAGATGGATAATGATAAGAATTTAGTGttgaataataaatttgAGAATATAAGTGAGGCATATCAAATATTGGGTTATGAGAATagaagaaaattatatgattcTGGTGAATTCGATGAAATAGATaaaatgattattattgacccagttatattttttaatttaatatttacatCTGATATGATGTATGAATATACTGGAAATAGTCAAGTATCTTCTTTTgttaaatttttttttgagaaaaatatttctattGAAGATATATCTTATTATGTTGGTGAGATTATGAACGAAATGATTGAAGGACAAACAATACGAGAAGAGAAAATAGctgaattattaaaagataaattagatttatatatagataatgAAGATGAATGGGAGAAATTAATGGAAAATGAAATAAGCATGTTATTAAAATCTTCATTTtctaattttatattaGAATCTATAGGTTGGACATATGAGAATGtttctaatatttttttggaagaaaaagaaaattctgatataaataaaaaagatatatatataaaagaagCTAATGAGAGAATAATTAGAAATTCAATTATTTTGAGACAATGTAAAAGTCGTTTTATATCTATAAtaacaaattattatccttttaaagaacaaaataatcCTTTTATAAAGAAGGCACAATATGTATCCTCATctaattatatattgaatgatatgaaaaatatggaTTATACAATGGATAATATACATAGAGCCATTGATGATTTATCCaatgaaaatatatcaattttattagaagaagaaaaaaaagaaatactagaagaaatattaaggaatattttaaaaattattttgtgtGATATTGAAACAACAGTAAGAAGATCAGCACAAATAGTATTACAAAATGTAGAAGGAGATAAAAATTTGATGTTTAAAAGAGCTAAAGGATTACAATCATTGGGTAAAATGATACTACAGAAGGTTAATTGaggatatatataaatatatatatatatatatatatatatatatatatatataaatgattaataaaaaaattaaattaaattaaattaaattttattaaagaaaaaatgtacatataaatgaatatattattactattttattattatatatttttttaaataatattgtttCACAATTTAATCATAGAAACACACACATAcacatacatacatacatacgtacatacatatatatatatatgttttaattttaaatttatatttataatttttttttttattttttattatacaaaCATAAAAGTGAAcaattttttcatttttataacaatttaaaagtattataacattgaggatatatataattatatatttatataattatatattttggCTAGCCAGCTAGctgttttattatttaaaaaaaaaaaaaaaaaaaaa
This window of the Plasmodium gaboni strain SY75 chromosome 1, whole genome shotgun sequence genome carries:
- a CDS encoding exported protein family 1, producing MKERRYNSIYKKDDKMEAFRNNNKNKIHIIKVSLMNFLSVIIFIILYIISLHVFFYKTNSFDFSLHAPILYSNGRFNRILYTTEKKKVNRRVHIQTQREPQNCNYKKSMKNYLKCLKTAPYIDDAKYGALISEEEEREMKLIKKMELEELEKRDELMEKRRLRRIERMKKKEEEERIKEEEKRKKEEEKRIKEEEERLKEEEKRLKEEEEKRLMEEEQERLKEEEKERLKMLEEDKLYMEREEQNKKIKLNVNDKVETFERLKSKNMDEKEKVEKKEDSVEMKKDKVEEKKDTEEVIEEEVSKDKEDTEEVGKDEVSEHKEDNEVGEEEKIEEKEDSVEVGEGEASESKEDTEEVREEEVSEDKGDTEEVGKEEASEDKEDSVEVGEGEASEYKGVVEEGGEEEKVEEKEDSVEVGEGEASEEKGGVEEGGEEEKAEEKEDSEEVGEGEESEDKGDTEEVGKEEASEDKEDTEEVGKGEASENKEDTEEVGKEEASENKEDTEEVEEGEISENKEDTEEVEEGEISEDKGNTEEVGEGEVSENKEDTEEVREEEVSENKEDTEEVREEEVSEDKGNTEQVGEGEVSEDKGDNEEVGEEEASEDKEDTEEVGEGEVSENKDDTEEVGEGEVSEDKGDNEEVGEGEVSENKEDTEEVGEGEVSEDIGDAEEYIRGKEEVKEPEVGNDIEEENKENYIKNLDVQDNLYEINVLNGGDIISFLENKNKLIQNEGEEDDDLNNNIVHDITDNIWNSIIYDDDNNNNNSKTNSSSEEDILDDKKLDDNTRKTMKKNYYELLNVKEDSDINEIRRKFYNLSLKYYPKMDNDKNLVLNNKFENISEAYQILGYENRRKLYDSGEFDEIDKMIIIDPVIFFNLIFTSDMMYEYTGNSQVSSFVKFFFEKNISIEDISYYVGEIMNEMIEGQTIREEKIAELLKDKLDLYIDNEDEWEKLMENEISMLLKSSFSNFILESIGWTYENVSNIFLEEKENSDINKKDIYIKEANERIIRNSIILRQCKSRFISIITNYYPFKEQNNPFIKKAQYVSSSNYILNDMKNMDYTMDNIHRAIDDLSNENISILLEEEKKEILEEILRNILKIILCDIETTVRRSAQIVLQNVEGDKNLMFKRAKGLQSLGKMILQKVN